The genomic stretch AATCCGGAACTGCTCCACAAACGATCGGGCACCGATCCAGCAAATACACGCCCACACAATTGCGAATATGATTGCTGATCCGATTAAAACGCCAACATGGTGCAAAGGCATGTCTCAATCGTAAAGCTGCAGTACTGCTGCATTTTGTCGTTATCTTTAATTCATTCCTTGTATGCGATAAAGTGCAAGGCTTGGTTCTGTGCATTATTTCTTATTTCGTTTTGCCTTCGGCTTCACTTCTGTTAGTTCTTTGACCGTTACTCTCACCAAGCTACTAATCCACTCTCTATCATCAAATTGATCTTCAATAAGGAAGTATGGTTTTGCTCCTGGATAGGGAGGAGTTTCGATCACATTCTTGATGAATGACCTGCCAGCTTTGGTTGGTTTTACGAATAACTGATCATCACATACGAGAGCCATTATTGTGCCATCACTATAGATTCCATATTCTCCAAACATCTTCTTGTATGTGATTTCACCTGCATTATCTATCTGCTCAACGATGAATTCAACAAAGCCCACATCTGATGCCATTCGGTTTTCTCCTTAGATTATACCCACAGAAAGCTCAGAATAACCAGCACAGGTAAAACCTGCTATGAATCAGGTTCGCTGTGTCTGGTTAATTCTGTTGATCTGTCGCGGTTTTTCTATAAGTCGGCCAGAAAGGAAACGATGAAGAATGCTGGAGATGAGGGTTTGATATGGGATTCCATCTTCAACAGCAACAAGTTGGAGTTCCTCTAAATCCTTGGAGGATATTCGAATATTAATTCGCTTATCTTTCTTTAGAGTATTGCGAGCGTATACCTGGTGCTTCTTA from Candidatus Aegiribacteria sp. encodes the following:
- a CDS encoding TfoX/Sxy family protein, with the protein product MASDVGFVEFIVEQIDNAGEITYKKMFGEYGIYSDGTIMALVCDDQLFVKPTKAGRSFIKNVIETPPYPGAKPYFLIEDQFDDREWISSLVRVTVKELTEVKPKAKRNKK
- a CDS encoding antitoxin; this translates as MKKLKLEEEEKEILESFERDEWEPVADLEKEVKKHQVYARNTLKKDKRINIRISSKDLEELQLVAVEDGIPYQTLISSILHRFLSGRLIEKPRQINRINQTQRT